A single Thermococcus celericrescens DNA region contains:
- a CDS encoding uL15 family ribosomal protein — MIRRKKKVRKLRGSHTHGWGCKKKHRGGGSKGGKGMAGTGKRKNTKWTWVIKYAPDHLGKRGFHRPKAVQYTPNTINLSDIDENLQLFLDMGVAYEEGGKVIVDTTQLGVDKVLGTGRLSRPLVVKAYYVTPKAEEKIKAAGGEVLLA; from the coding sequence ATGATAAGGAGGAAGAAGAAGGTTAGGAAGCTCCGCGGAAGTCACACTCACGGATGGGGCTGCAAGAAGAAGCACCGCGGCGGCGGTAGCAAGGGCGGTAAGGGAATGGCCGGAACCGGAAAGAGGAAGAACACCAAGTGGACCTGGGTCATCAAGTACGCCCCGGACCACCTCGGCAAGCGCGGCTTCCACAGGCCCAAGGCCGTCCAGTACACCCCGAATACCATAAACCTCAGCGACATAGACGAGAACCTCCAGCTCTTCCTTGACATGGGCGTTGCCTACGAGGAGGGGGGAAAGGTCATAGTTGACACCACTCAGCTCGGTGTTGACAAGGTTCTCGGAACCGGCAGGCTCAGCAGGCCCCTCGTTGTTAAGGCCTACTACGTTACCCCGAAGGCCGAGGAGAAGATCAAGGCCGCTGGTGGCGAGGTTCTCCTCGCCTGA
- a CDS encoding 50S ribosomal protein L30: MAKLALIRLRSGIRAKGDVRDTLAMLRLHRINHLVLVDDTPSYKGMVQKVKDYITWGEIDKETLAALIRKRGRLIGNRPITDDYVQEKLGMTIEEFAEKVVDGEMRLTDLPSIKPVFRLHPPRGGLKGGKKRTFKEGGALGYRGEKINELIERML, encoded by the coding sequence ATGGCAAAGCTCGCACTCATCAGGCTTAGGAGCGGGATAAGGGCGAAGGGAGATGTGAGGGACACCCTCGCTATGCTCCGCCTCCACAGGATTAACCACCTCGTCCTCGTCGATGACACCCCGAGCTACAAGGGTATGGTCCAGAAGGTTAAGGACTACATAACATGGGGCGAGATAGACAAGGAGACCCTCGCTGCTCTCATAAGGAAGCGCGGTAGGCTCATCGGCAACAGGCCTATAACCGACGACTACGTCCAGGAGAAGCTTGGAATGACCATCGAGGAGTTCGCGGAGAAGGTCGTCGATGGCGAGATGAGGCTCACGGATCTCCCGAGCATCAAGCCGGTCTTCAGGCTCCACCCGCCGAGGGGAGGTCTGAAGGGCGGCAAGAAGCGCACCTTCAAAGAGGGCGGAGCGCTCGGCTACCGCGGCGAGAAGATAAACGAGCTCATTGAGAGGATGCTCTGA